One segment of Bacteroidota bacterium DNA contains the following:
- a CDS encoding acyl-CoA carboxylase subunit beta, producing MDSLNDTPKKSKVQILEEKKAKALEGGGNKRIQNQHSKGKLTARERIHFLLDEGSFEEIGRLVTHRSTNFGLDKQKIYGDGVVTGYGTIGGRLVYAFAQDFTVLGGSLAEAHAEKIVKIMDLAMENGAPVIGLNDSGGARIQEGVVSLAGYADIFYRNTLASGVIPQISAIMGPCAGGAVYSPALTDFIMMTEQSSYMFITGPNVVKTVTHEDITAEELGGAKAHATKSGVTHLTYENELELIKGIKILLSYIPQNCEDEVPMQPYKLRKNEKRKKLSSIIPENTNHPYDMKSVIKETIDYDSFFELQKDFAQNIVIGFARLAGRSIGIVANQPMFLAGVLDIDSSNKAARFVRFCDAFNIPLLVFEDVPGFLPGTDQEWNAIISNGAKLLYAFSEATVPRITVITRKAYGGAYDVMNSKHIGADMNYAWPTAEIAVMGAKGAAEIIFRHDIANSDNPEATWKKKEDEYSELFANPYNAATRGYIDEVIKPEDTREKLIRAFKMLENKVAKLPKKKHGNIPL from the coding sequence ATGGATTCATTAAACGATACTCCTAAAAAATCAAAAGTTCAAATACTGGAAGAAAAAAAGGCTAAAGCTCTTGAAGGCGGTGGTAATAAAAGAATACAGAATCAACATTCAAAAGGAAAATTAACCGCAAGAGAAAGAATACATTTCTTATTAGACGAAGGATCTTTCGAAGAGATTGGAAGACTGGTAACTCATCGTTCTACTAACTTTGGCCTCGATAAGCAAAAAATATATGGCGATGGAGTTGTAACGGGCTATGGAACAATTGGAGGTCGTTTAGTTTATGCTTTCGCTCAGGATTTCACTGTGTTAGGAGGATCATTAGCCGAAGCTCATGCGGAGAAGATAGTTAAAATAATGGATCTCGCCATGGAGAACGGTGCCCCGGTGATAGGGCTAAATGATTCAGGAGGAGCAAGAATTCAGGAAGGTGTGGTTTCTTTAGCGGGATATGCCGATATTTTCTACAGAAACACTCTGGCAAGTGGTGTTATCCCACAAATATCAGCAATTATGGGACCCTGTGCCGGTGGTGCAGTTTATTCACCGGCATTGACAGACTTTATCATGATGACCGAACAATCATCATACATGTTTATTACCGGTCCCAACGTAGTTAAAACAGTTACTCACGAAGATATCACTGCAGAAGAACTCGGAGGTGCTAAAGCCCATGCTACCAAGTCGGGAGTTACTCATCTTACTTACGAAAATGAACTGGAATTAATAAAAGGTATAAAAATCCTACTTAGTTATATTCCACAAAACTGTGAGGATGAAGTTCCTATGCAACCCTATAAACTTCGTAAAAACGAGAAAAGAAAAAAGTTAAGTTCAATCATACCGGAAAACACAAACCACCCCTACGACATGAAAAGTGTCATAAAGGAAACAATTGATTACGACAGCTTCTTTGAATTACAAAAGGATTTCGCTCAAAATATTGTAATCGGATTTGCCCGGTTAGCAGGTAGGTCAATCGGTATTGTAGCAAATCAACCAATGTTTCTGGCCGGAGTATTAGATATTGATTCCTCTAATAAAGCTGCTCGTTTTGTTAGATTTTGCGATGCTTTTAATATTCCCCTTCTGGTATTTGAGGATGTACCGGGATTTTTACCGGGTACTGACCAGGAATGGAATGCAATAATATCGAATGGGGCAAAACTACTTTATGCGTTCAGCGAAGCTACGGTACCACGAATAACAGTAATTACAAGAAAGGCTTATGGGGGAGCTTACGATGTAATGAACTCAAAACATATTGGTGCTGATATGAATTATGCCTGGCCTACAGCCGAAATTGCTGTAATGGGAGCTAAAGGTGCTGCAGAGATTATTTTCAGACATGATATTGCCAATTCAGATAATCCGGAAGCTACATGGAAGAAAAAAGAGGATGAATACTCCGAATTGTTCGCTAATCCATACAATGCTGCTACAAGAGGGTATATAGATGAAGTTATTAAACCGGAAGACACCAGAGAAAAATTAATCAGGGCGTTTAAAATGCTTGAGAACAAAGTTGCCAAACTTCCTAAAAAGAAGCATGGTAATATTCCACTGTAA
- a CDS encoding ATP-binding protein, which translates to MSENREGTYFNRPYKFSLKLASILTAFNILIISAFEYSDGDVFHLNSIIYASIVSFIGLFFIIRYRVEKYIYRKINIIYDNVSILDIKDVDRKRITTDIETLSKEVIKFAETKRLEIETLQAQENFRREFIGNLAHELKTPLFTVQGYIETLQDGAAEEEELLEKYLERANIGVQRLINITKDLDLITKLETGDHGLEENQFAIDELAQSTIELLEIKSKRKNITLHIDNKIDSPVMVYGDKEKISQVLLNLISNSIKYGKEGGETIISFRYQKNKILTSIKDDGEGMKTIHLNRIFERFYRIDRHRSREEGGSGLGLAIVKHILEAHNEKIYVESNLTEGSTFSFTLPYHT; encoded by the coding sequence ATGAGCGAAAACAGAGAGGGCACTTATTTTAACAGGCCATATAAATTCTCCCTAAAACTGGCGAGCATACTTACCGCCTTCAATATTTTAATAATATCGGCTTTTGAATATAGCGATGGTGATGTATTCCACTTAAACTCCATAATTTATGCATCTATAGTTTCTTTTATAGGGTTATTTTTCATAATACGATATAGAGTCGAAAAATACATCTACCGTAAAATAAACATCATTTATGATAACGTTTCTATATTGGATATTAAAGATGTCGACAGAAAAAGGATCACCACCGATATAGAAACGCTGAGTAAAGAAGTTATCAAATTTGCCGAAACCAAGAGACTTGAGATAGAAACTTTACAAGCTCAGGAAAATTTCAGGCGAGAATTCATTGGAAATCTTGCCCATGAATTAAAAACACCGTTATTTACCGTTCAGGGATATATAGAAACCCTTCAGGATGGAGCAGCAGAAGAAGAAGAATTACTGGAAAAATACCTCGAACGCGCCAACATAGGAGTACAAAGGCTAATAAATATTACCAAAGACCTCGACTTAATAACAAAATTAGAAACCGGTGATCACGGTTTAGAAGAAAATCAGTTTGCTATAGATGAATTAGCTCAATCAACCATTGAGTTGTTGGAAATAAAGAGTAAAAGAAAAAATATCACTTTACATATCGACAATAAAATAGATTCGCCTGTAATGGTATATGGCGATAAGGAAAAAATTAGTCAGGTATTGTTAAATCTTATTTCAAACTCTATCAAATACGGTAAAGAAGGAGGTGAAACAATTATAAGTTTCAGATATCAAAAGAATAAAATTCTAACCTCTATAAAAGATGATGGCGAAGGGATGAAAACAATACATCTAAACAGAATATTTGAACGTTTTTACAGAATCGACCGTCACAGATCGAGAGAAGAAGGTGGATCGGGCTTAGGATTGGCGATAGTAAAACATATTCTTGAGGCACATAACGAGAAAATATATGTAGAAAGCAATCTTACTGAAGGCTCTACTTTTTCTTTCACATTACCATACCACACTTAA
- the rimM gene encoding ribosome maturation factor RimM (Essential for efficient processing of 16S rRNA), whose translation MLKEDCFLVGWIVRKHGFKGDVIIKLDTDVPEQYENMESIFLAQGEDLVPYFFERSSFTNKGFMKVHFEGVDTEEEADRIMKSELFLPLDFLPELDEDAYYYHEIVGYDVVDAKHGSIGVVKLVDDSSAQKLLIVDHDGIEIMIPMDHMVNKVDKEKHIVEIETPDGLLDLYL comes from the coding sequence ATGCTTAAAGAGGATTGCTTTTTAGTAGGGTGGATCGTCCGAAAGCATGGGTTCAAGGGTGATGTTATTATCAAATTAGATACTGATGTACCCGAACAATACGAAAATATGGAATCAATCTTTCTCGCTCAAGGGGAAGATTTGGTTCCTTATTTTTTTGAACGCAGTAGCTTTACGAACAAAGGATTCATGAAAGTTCATTTTGAAGGTGTGGATACAGAAGAAGAGGCCGATAGAATTATGAAATCGGAACTATTTCTTCCTTTAGACTTTCTTCCTGAGCTGGACGAAGATGCATACTATTATCACGAAATTGTCGGTTATGATGTAGTAGATGCAAAACATGGAAGTATTGGAGTTGTAAAATTAGTAGACGACAGCTCTGCTCAAAAACTTCTTATTGTTGATCACGATGGCATTGAAATAATGATCCCAATGGATCATATGGTCAATAAAGTTGATAAAGAGAAACACATAGTTGAGATAGAAACACCTGATGGTTTATTGGATCTTTACTTGTAA
- a CDS encoding glycosyltransferase: MSNAKNILIAPLNWGLGHASRCIPLIRQHIEQGNRVIIASDGESLLLLQKEFPELESVELPSYGINYPRGRQLIWHLLKMTNRILQTINAENEVLEELMEKYKLDLVISDNRLGMYHKGVLSVYLTHQTNIQAGKFSKIANKVHHYYMKRFNEIWIPDYESDLSLAGELSDYSGGQIVRYIGPLSRFMCNKSIKEKDKLLILLTGPEPQRSLFQEIIYSQLSDVKKEVTIVLGIVEGNMTVDKKDNITVYNYMPAAELEKEMMESSLVISRSGYSTIMDLFALKKKAFFIPTPGQTEQEYLARFLEEKKICNYSYQESFRLIDVFAKSENYSGFMSID; encoded by the coding sequence ATGAGCAATGCAAAGAATATTTTGATCGCGCCCTTAAATTGGGGGCTGGGTCATGCTAGCAGGTGTATTCCACTTATAAGGCAGCATATTGAGCAGGGGAATCGGGTTATAATAGCTTCTGACGGAGAATCACTATTACTATTGCAAAAGGAGTTTCCTGAGCTTGAAAGTGTAGAGTTACCATCGTATGGGATTAATTATCCCCGTGGCAGACAACTTATTTGGCATCTCCTAAAAATGACAAATAGGATATTACAAACCATTAATGCTGAGAATGAAGTTCTGGAAGAACTGATGGAGAAATATAAGCTCGATCTGGTTATTTCGGATAATCGGTTAGGGATGTACCATAAAGGAGTTCTTTCGGTTTATCTTACCCACCAGACTAATATTCAGGCCGGTAAATTTTCGAAAATAGCAAATAAAGTTCATCATTATTATATGAAACGCTTCAATGAAATTTGGATTCCTGATTACGAATCCGACTTATCATTGGCAGGAGAATTGTCCGATTATTCAGGAGGTCAGATAGTTAGGTATATAGGGCCTTTGAGTAGGTTTATGTGTAATAAAAGTATTAAAGAAAAAGATAAATTGCTGATATTGCTGACAGGACCGGAACCCCAGCGCAGTTTATTTCAGGAGATCATTTATTCACAATTATCTGACGTAAAAAAAGAAGTGACCATTGTACTAGGAATAGTGGAAGGTAATATGACTGTAGATAAAAAAGACAATATTACGGTTTACAATTATATGCCGGCAGCAGAACTGGAAAAAGAAATGATGGAAAGCTCTCTGGTTATCTCAAGGTCAGGATACTCCACAATAATGGATTTATTTGCACTTAAAAAGAAAGCATTTTTTATTCCAACACCTGGTCAGACAGAACAAGAGTATTTGGCAAGATTCCTTGAGGAAAAGAAAATATGTAATTATTCCTATCAGGAATCGTTTAGATTAATCGACGTATTTGCCAAATCGGAAAATTATAGTGGTTTTATGTCTATAGACTAA
- a CDS encoding N-acetylmuramoyl-L-alanine amidase-like domain-containing protein has product MKKIILIIQFSFIVLFSFAQEKSVISTLSTSSIDSLLTETAKKPITIKEKMNFFSEMFLNTDYDLECVGDGPYSQYEPWPLVNMEKTNCMSLCEHVLALSISDSWDNFFNNLQKIRYNDGIIGIKSRNHYTMADWLPENNWLLKDVTKEVGKEYTANVTRNISHKKFFSKKGFLNLNYVKDDRELNIDYIKLEELHKVVDRLEVGDIAVLIYREKEDIFAAHMVMVMVKNGEKVIREATTSVMSTIDTEISEWIRVKQEKSNKRYIGISVIRIKEEINSNKKIILPWEI; this is encoded by the coding sequence ATGAAAAAAATTATTCTAATTATACAGTTTAGCTTTATCGTACTTTTTTCTTTTGCCCAGGAGAAAAGCGTAATTTCTACTCTATCTACAAGTAGTATTGACAGTTTGTTGACAGAAACCGCAAAAAAACCAATCACAATTAAAGAAAAAATGAATTTCTTTTCCGAAATGTTTCTTAATACAGACTACGATTTAGAGTGTGTTGGCGATGGACCATATTCTCAATACGAACCATGGCCACTGGTTAATATGGAAAAAACTAATTGTATGTCGCTTTGTGAGCATGTACTTGCACTCTCAATTTCAGATTCCTGGGATAATTTTTTCAACAACCTTCAGAAAATCAGATACAATGATGGAATTATAGGTATAAAATCACGTAACCACTATACAATGGCCGACTGGCTACCGGAAAACAACTGGCTGTTAAAAGATGTAACGAAAGAAGTTGGGAAAGAATATACCGCAAATGTAACACGTAATATTTCGCATAAAAAGTTCTTCTCAAAAAAAGGATTCTTAAATCTTAACTATGTAAAAGACGATAGAGAACTTAATATCGACTATATAAAATTAGAAGAACTGCATAAAGTAGTAGACAGGCTGGAGGTAGGTGATATAGCTGTATTGATATACAGAGAGAAAGAAGATATTTTTGCGGCTCATATGGTGATGGTGATGGTAAAAAACGGAGAAAAAGTTATAAGGGAAGCTACTACCAGTGTCATGTCAACCATAGATACAGAGATATCAGAATGGATAAGGGTAAAACAAGAGAAAAGCAATAAACGCTATATTGGAATTTCTGTTATACGCATAAAAGAAGAAATTAACAGTAACAAAAAGATTATTCTACCTTGGGAAATATAA
- a CDS encoding nuclear transport factor 2 family protein translates to MSNKKLIARFFEGFKQRDLGKMLSCYHEDIIFSDPAFGILRRNRVRAMWKMLCESAGDLQIEYSSIDADEQGGKAKWEAWYTFSETDREVHNKIKSEFKFKDGLIIEHHDSFVLRKWAGQAFGLRGKVIGGTSFFRKRIHGYTKKLLTQYVGKKK, encoded by the coding sequence ATGAGCAATAAAAAACTAATAGCTAGGTTTTTTGAGGGCTTTAAGCAACGCGATTTGGGTAAGATGTTGAGTTGCTATCACGAAGATATAATATTCAGTGATCCCGCCTTTGGGATACTTAGAAGAAACAGGGTCAGAGCTATGTGGAAGATGCTCTGCGAGAGTGCAGGAGATTTACAGATCGAATATTCTTCGATAGATGCTGATGAACAAGGAGGTAAAGCCAAGTGGGAGGCATGGTACACATTTTCGGAAACGGACCGAGAGGTACATAATAAAATTAAATCGGAGTTTAAATTTAAGGACGGTTTAATAATAGAGCACCATGATAGCTTTGTTCTTCGTAAATGGGCCGGACAAGCATTCGGTCTTAGAGGGAAGGTAATAGGAGGTACCTCGTTTTTCCGCAAACGTATTCACGGTTATACAAAAAAACTTCTTACGCAGTATGTAGGTAAGAAAAAGTAA
- a CDS encoding peptidoglycan recognition family protein codes for MKKTLFYIVGLFFFTTVACQHNFEVTELKYPENISIIKRSEWGWIPLEKDKLQSEITKITVHHGGVEFTKDKDPVASIQNLQKWSRESKNWIDLPYHFVIDLDGNIYEGRPINYPGDTNTEYDPAGHALVEVMGNYEIQELNKKQKQSLVELLAYLKAEFKVSQEDIKAHKDYSTQTVCPGKNIYKYFEDGSLLKEVDFAGK; via the coding sequence ATGAAGAAAACATTATTCTATATAGTTGGTTTATTTTTTTTTACTACTGTTGCCTGCCAACACAACTTCGAGGTAACAGAACTTAAATACCCTGAAAATATTTCCATAATTAAGAGAAGTGAATGGGGATGGATCCCTCTTGAGAAAGATAAACTTCAATCAGAAATTACAAAGATTACAGTACATCATGGAGGAGTTGAATTCACAAAAGATAAAGATCCGGTGGCTTCTATCCAAAACCTTCAAAAATGGAGCAGGGAATCTAAAAATTGGATAGACCTTCCTTATCATTTTGTAATTGATCTTGATGGAAATATTTATGAAGGCAGACCAATAAATTATCCCGGTGATACTAACACTGAGTACGATCCTGCCGGACACGCTCTTGTAGAAGTAATGGGGAATTATGAAATACAGGAATTAAACAAAAAGCAAAAACAATCTCTCGTAGAACTTCTGGCTTACTTAAAGGCTGAATTTAAGGTTTCTCAAGAAGACATAAAGGCCCATAAAGATTATTCTACACAAACTGTTTGCCCCGGTAAAAATATATACAAGTATTTTGAGGATGGCAGTTTATTGAAGGAGGTTGATTTTGCGGGGAAATAA
- a CDS encoding hydrolase produces the protein MYKVNELPKMNTDNSETGCCPKFNPEPWKDEKLEFDDKLFVKAKTTNFLHVPLNMGSVMTKVMGAIQNSKSELNDGYFMLSDDSSLWRGEHYIAVSKEVPDYTNLRLSGKFLTRTFEGPYNNAGRWRKEMKNYVSSKGKNLRKIYFFYTTCPKCAKHYGENHVVGVAEVD, from the coding sequence ATGTATAAAGTAAATGAACTTCCTAAAATGAACACGGATAATTCAGAAACAGGGTGTTGCCCTAAGTTTAACCCTGAGCCATGGAAGGATGAAAAGCTTGAATTTGACGATAAACTATTCGTAAAGGCAAAAACAACAAATTTTTTACATGTTCCATTAAATATGGGGTCTGTTATGACTAAGGTGATGGGGGCAATTCAAAATTCTAAATCTGAATTAAATGATGGCTACTTCATGCTCTCGGATGATTCATCGCTATGGCGGGGAGAGCATTATATTGCAGTTTCGAAAGAGGTTCCGGATTACACAAACCTAAGATTGTCGGGGAAATTTTTAACCAGAACTTTTGAAGGTCCGTATAATAATGCCGGTCGGTGGAGGAAGGAGATGAAGAATTATGTTTCTTCTAAAGGAAAAAATCTCAGGAAAATATATTTTTTTTATACCACATGTCCGAAATGTGCAAAACATTATGGAGAGAACCATGTTGTTGGAGTTGCAGAGGTAGATTAA
- a CDS encoding 30S ribosomal protein S16, which translates to MATRIRLQRHGRKARPFYHIVVADTRSKRDGRYIEKLGIYNPITNPATIELDFDSAVNWMMKGAEPSDTAKRILSYKGVLLKKHLLEGARKGALTEEQVEAKFEAWLKEKEAKLSGNADAIAKASSDAKAEALAKEKEVNAKRAEEIAAKNAPVVEETPAEEAPAAEGTEEAAE; encoded by the coding sequence ATGGCAACTAGAATTAGATTGCAAAGACACGGACGTAAAGCTCGTCCATTTTACCACATCGTAGTAGCAGATACAAGATCTAAGCGTGACGGTCGTTACATCGAAAAATTGGGAATTTACAACCCTATTACAAATCCTGCAACAATTGAATTGGACTTCGATTCTGCTGTTAACTGGATGATGAAAGGTGCTGAGCCTTCAGATACTGCAAAAAGAATCCTTTCTTACAAAGGTGTATTGCTTAAAAAACACTTATTGGAAGGAGCTAGAAAAGGTGCTTTAACTGAAGAACAAGTTGAAGCTAAATTCGAAGCTTGGTTAAAAGAAAAAGAAGCTAAACTTTCAGGAAACGCTGACGCTATCGCTAAAGCTTCTTCTGATGCTAAAGCTGAAGCTCTAGCAAAAGAGAAAGAAGTAAACGCTAAACGTGCTGAAGAAATTGCTGCTAAAAATGCTCCTGTTGTTGAAGAGACTCCTGCAGAGGAAGCTCCGGCTGCTGAAGGAACAGAGGAAGCTGCAGAATAA
- a CDS encoding fructosamine kinase family protein: MFFKKRLEQNLSEHIIRITPLSGGDINDAYKIETTDNVYALKVNNKSAFPGMFEKEKRGLEAISKSGARVPEVILTYIDAEYQYLLMEFIEEGFSNMDFWEKFAIGLARIHKTAGTQFGLDYDNYIGSLHQDNSQKSTWESFFIENRLIPLVKSAFNYGTLQKKHLQYFENFYKKVSEIVPQEKASLLHGDLWGGNLMKGKGSTPVFIDPAIYYGHREMDIAMTQMFGGFNNNYFGYYNEVFPMAPGWEGRIEIHNLYPNLVHLNLFGSGYLKSIENVINRF; encoded by the coding sequence ATGTTTTTTAAAAAAAGATTAGAACAAAATTTATCGGAACACATCATTAGAATCACACCTCTTTCAGGAGGTGACATAAACGATGCCTATAAAATTGAAACTACTGACAATGTGTATGCCTTAAAGGTAAATAACAAAAGCGCATTCCCGGGGATGTTTGAAAAGGAAAAACGGGGCTTGGAGGCTATTTCGAAAAGTGGGGCAAGAGTACCTGAAGTTATTCTTACTTATATCGATGCCGAATACCAGTACCTGCTTATGGAATTCATCGAAGAGGGATTTTCGAATATGGATTTTTGGGAAAAGTTTGCCATCGGCCTTGCACGAATTCACAAAACTGCAGGAACGCAATTCGGTCTTGATTACGATAATTACATTGGCTCACTCCATCAGGATAATTCGCAGAAATCAACATGGGAAAGTTTTTTTATTGAGAACCGATTAATACCATTGGTAAAATCGGCATTTAACTATGGTACACTACAAAAAAAACACCTTCAATATTTCGAGAATTTCTATAAAAAGGTAAGTGAAATAGTTCCTCAGGAAAAGGCATCGCTTCTACATGGCGATTTATGGGGTGGGAATTTAATGAAAGGGAAGGGTAGTACTCCTGTTTTTATAGATCCCGCTATTTACTACGGACATAGGGAAATGGATATTGCCATGACACAAATGTTTGGTGGATTCAATAATAATTATTTTGGATATTATAATGAAGTCTTTCCTATGGCACCCGGATGGGAGGGAAGGATAGAAATCCACAATCTATACCCTAATTTGGTGCATCTAAACCTTTTTGGTTCCGGCTATTTAAAATCTATCGAAAATGTGATTAATCGATTTTGA
- a CDS encoding diphthine--ammonia ligase, which yields MQKNAIFNWSGGKDSSFALWKVLQDNKLDISYLLTSMSSEHKRISMHGVSENLLDQQAESIGIPLRKIYLPESTSMEAYNQIMAEEMNFAKSQKIDKAVFGDIFLEDLRRYRENQLSAIDMKAHFPIWKYDTLQLVKDFIDSGFKAVIVSANARLLDKSFCGRMIDHDFINSLPENVDPCGENGEFHSFVIDGPIFSNPIDINIGATILKKYDTDEGIDNEFWYTELR from the coding sequence ATGCAGAAAAATGCAATATTTAATTGGAGCGGAGGTAAAGATTCTTCTTTTGCTCTTTGGAAGGTACTTCAAGACAACAAACTAGACATAAGCTACTTATTAACTTCAATGAGCTCCGAACATAAACGCATAAGCATGCATGGTGTTTCGGAAAACCTGCTTGACCAACAAGCTGAAAGCATAGGTATTCCTTTAAGAAAAATATACTTGCCGGAAAGTACATCCATGGAGGCTTATAACCAAATTATGGCAGAAGAAATGAATTTCGCCAAATCTCAGAAAATAGACAAAGCTGTTTTTGGAGATATTTTCCTTGAGGATTTGCGTCGGTACAGAGAAAATCAACTCTCTGCTATTGATATGAAAGCTCACTTTCCTATTTGGAAATATGACACATTACAATTAGTAAAAGATTTTATAGATTCAGGTTTTAAAGCCGTAATTGTCAGCGCAAATGCTAGACTGCTGGACAAATCTTTTTGCGGTAGAATGATTGACCACGATTTTATTAATTCTTTACCTGAGAATGTTGATCCCTGTGGCGAAAACGGTGAATTCCATTCTTTTGTAATTGACGGCCCAATATTTTCTAACCCAATCGATATTAATATTGGTGCTACTATCCTAAAAAAATACGATACTGATGAGGGTATCGATAACGAATTCTGGTATACCGAATTAAGATAA
- a CDS encoding methyltransferase yields the protein MSTFRFKQFEIHQDKTSMKVGTDGVLLGAWTNVSNSVNALDIGSGTGLISLMLAQRSKAYITAIEIEENAYIQTGENFNNSKWNNRLKIEHSSLQNFSPKNKFDLIVSNPPFFNNSHKTPNENRNLARHTDSLNYSELLTFTSVNLDSNGKASFIIPNDSEKEFLQLAEQKKLYPNRITRVKGNGNSPVKRSLIELNFQKNICMENLLTIEISRHIYTQDYIDLTKDFYLKM from the coding sequence ATGTCTACTTTCCGTTTCAAACAATTTGAAATACATCAGGATAAAACATCTATGAAAGTAGGTACTGATGGTGTACTTCTGGGAGCATGGACCAATGTAAGCAATTCAGTAAACGCACTTGACATTGGAAGCGGAACCGGACTTATTTCTCTTATGCTCGCTCAAAGGAGTAAAGCATACATTACTGCAATAGAGATAGAGGAAAATGCCTATATACAGACAGGTGAAAACTTCAACAATTCTAAATGGAATAATCGTCTTAAGATAGAACACTCAAGCCTGCAAAACTTCAGTCCAAAAAATAAATTTGACCTGATCGTAAGTAACCCGCCGTTCTTCAATAACTCTCATAAAACTCCGAATGAAAACAGGAATTTAGCCAGACATACTGATAGTTTGAACTATTCAGAGTTATTAACATTTACCTCTGTGAACCTTGACAGTAACGGCAAGGCAAGCTTCATCATTCCTAACGATTCCGAAAAAGAATTTTTGCAACTCGCAGAACAAAAGAAACTCTATCCAAATAGAATTACACGTGTAAAAGGGAATGGCAATTCACCTGTTAAACGCAGTTTGATCGAATTAAATTTTCAGAAAAATATCTGCATGGAAAATTTATTGACCATAGAAATATCAAGACATATTTACACCCAGGATTATATAGACCTTACTAAAGACTTCTATTTAAAAATGTAA
- a CDS encoding HD domain-containing protein, with the protein MEKQETLGKSIKMDKQEILDKTRDYIKEELSGDGTGHDWWHIHRVTKVAMQIGCKEGADLFIVELGAMLHDLGDFKFHNGDTSVGPKMVSDWLHNIGADEETIDKVVQIVHEISYKGANVETPMSTLEGKIVQDADRLDAIGAIGIARTFAYGGSKGREIHNPEVKPEAHDSFEDYKNSLAPTINHFYEKLLLLKKRMNTKSAKKMAQKRHDFMKVYLDQFFAEWEGER; encoded by the coding sequence ATGGAGAAGCAAGAAACTTTGGGTAAATCCATTAAAATGGATAAACAGGAAATTCTGGATAAAACCCGGGACTATATAAAGGAAGAACTTAGCGGTGATGGCACAGGGCATGATTGGTGGCATATACACAGAGTGACAAAAGTTGCGATGCAAATAGGATGCAAGGAAGGAGCTGATTTATTTATTGTTGAGTTAGGAGCAATGCTTCATGATTTGGGGGATTTTAAGTTCCATAATGGAGATACAAGTGTTGGTCCAAAAATGGTTTCTGATTGGTTGCATAATATTGGAGCTGATGAGGAAACGATAGACAAAGTTGTTCAAATAGTACATGAGATATCATATAAAGGAGCAAATGTAGAAACTCCTATGAGTACTCTTGAAGGAAAGATTGTTCAGGATGCTGATAGGTTGGATGCTATTGGGGCAATAGGTATTGCAAGAACATTTGCTTATGGAGGAAGTAAAGGGCGTGAGATTCATAATCCTGAAGTAAAGCCCGAAGCACACGATAGTTTTGAAGATTATAAGAATTCATTAGCACCAACAATAAATCATTTTTACGAAAAGCTGTTGCTGCTCAAGAAAAGAATGAATACGAAATCAGCTAAAAAAATGGCACAAAAGCGCCATGATTTTATGAAAGTTTACCTGGACCAATTTTTCGCTGAGTGGGAAGGGGAGAGGTAA